The Candidatus Desulfofervidus auxilii genome includes a region encoding these proteins:
- a CDS encoding isoprenylcysteine carboxylmethyltransferase family protein has protein sequence MHKKSIGHLIGHIVYLALYGVLIISTVFLYNSANLAKLLYAGWIVLTLGIIFLLWSSKSRKERRVEEDISRETLVESGMYAFVRHPEFLGHILIIFALIIISQHWISLIVGAILIILLCLAIIEEEKRNIEKFGKAYKDYMKRVPRINLIAGIIKQIHSKRENKDGDESLK, from the coding sequence ATGCATAAGAAAAGTATTGGTCACTTAATTGGTCACATAGTATATCTTGCTTTATATGGAGTATTAATAATATCTACCGTTTTTCTTTACAATTCTGCTAATTTAGCAAAATTACTATATGCAGGATGGATAGTCTTAACACTTGGAATTATTTTTCTGTTGTGGTCAAGCAAATCACGAAAGGAAAGGCGTGTAGAAGAGGATATTAGTAGGGAAACTCTTGTTGAAAGCGGCATGTATGCTTTTGTTCGCCATCCTGAATTCTTGGGGCATATATTGATAATTTTTGCGCTGATTATTATTTCACAACACTGGATCAGCTTGATTGTTGGCGCAATCTTAATTATATTACTGTGTCTTGCCATAATAGAAGAAGAAAAGAGAAACATAGAAAAGTTTGGCAAGGCATACAAGGATTATATGAAGAGAGTTCCAAGAATAAATTTAATAGCTGGAATTATTAAGCAAATACATAGCAAGAGAGAAAATAAAGATGGTGATGAAAGTTTAAAATGA